The following are encoded together in the Triticum dicoccoides isolate Atlit2015 ecotype Zavitan chromosome 6B, WEW_v2.0, whole genome shotgun sequence genome:
- the LOC119323420 gene encoding probable CCR4-associated factor 1 homolog 7 → MAMSDLAAAVISKANGGVDGEEPVEIREVWADNLEAEFALIRDVVDEFPFVAMDTEFPGIVCRPVGAFRSPADYNYATLKANVDMLHLIQLGLTFSGPTGELPALGAGRRRCVWQFNFREFDDERDIFATDSIELLRHSGIDFRRNAERGVDARRFAELLMSSGVVLNDAVYWVTFHAGYDFGYLLKILTCNSLPDTQAGFFKLMKIYFPTVYDIKHLMKFCNSLHGGLNKLAELLDVERVGESHQAGSDSLVTSCAFWKLKDSFFAGSTEKYAGVLYGLNAENGVSAH, encoded by the coding sequence ATGGCGATGTCGGATCTCGCGGCCGCGGTGATCTCCAAGGCCAACGGCGGCGTGGACGGCGAGGAGCCGGTGGAGATCCGGGAGGTGTGGGCGGACAACCTGGAGGCGGAGTTCGCGCTGATCCGCGACGTCGTCGACGAGTTCCCCTTCGTCGCCATGGACACCGAGTTCCCGGgcatcgtctgccgccccgtcggcGCCTTCCGCTCCCCGGCCGACTACAACTACGCCACCCTCAAGGCCAACGTCGACATGCTGCACCTCATCCAGCTGGGGCTCACCTTCTCGGGCCCCACGGGCGAGCTCCCTGCCCTCGGCGCCGGACGCCGCCGCTGCGTCTGGCAGTTCAACTTCCGGGAGTTCGACGACGAGCGCGACATCTTCGCCACCGACTCCATCGAGCTGCTCCGCCACAGCGGCATCGACTTCCGCCGCAACGCCGAGCGCGGCGTCGACGCCCGCCGATTCGCCGAGCTGCTCATGTCCTCAGGTGTTGTGCTCAACGATGCCGTCTACTGGGTGACCTTCCACGCGGGATACGACTTCGGCTACCTGCTCAAAATCCTCACCTGTAACAGCCTCCCAGATACACAGGCtgggttcttcaagctgatgaagatatATTTCCCCACCGTCTATGACATCAAGCATCTCATGAAGTTCTGCAACAGCCTGCACGGCGGGCTGAACAAGCTCGCCGAGTTGCTCGATGTGGAGCGTGTTGGAGAGTCGCATCAGGCCGGGTCCGATAGCCTGGTCACGTCTTGTGCGTTCTGGAAACTCAAGGATTCCTTCTTTGCTGGATCAACCGAGAAATATGCAGGCGTGCTGTATGGGCTCAATGCAGAGAATGGTGTCAGTGCACATTGA
- the LOC119326763 gene encoding uncharacterized protein LOC119326763 translates to MLVVNDEFLKYENKEGTFGKKLAKACENKSYSPVGWWKLYGGETPNLKEMAMRILSLTSSSSGCERNWSAFESIHTKRRNRLTTERCNNLVFIRFNNRMLSRKQKLLEKKKWDVLISTDATEAQGFLFEGGDDYASVVYLDEEDGGVHPGTGISWDLLGEAMGAQEQLQLRRSARVRDLEEEEFESDHDDEEIVDEDEIEYEDD, encoded by the exons ATGCTGGTTGTCAATGACGAGTTTCTGAAATATGAAAACAAAGAAGGAACTTTTGGAAAGAAGCTTGCAAAAGCATGTGAAAATAAAAGCTACAGCCCCG TTGGTTGGTGGAAGCTTTATGGAGGAGAAACACCAAATTTGAAAGAAATGGCTATGAGAATCCTCTCTCTGACCTCTAGCTCTTCTGGTTGTGAAAGAAACTGGAGTGCATTTGAATCG ATACATACCAAGAGAAGAAATAGGCTCACAACGGAGCGATGCAACAATTTGGTCTTCATAAGGTTCAACAATAGGATGTTGTCTAGGAAACAAAAGCTCCTAGAGAAGAAGAAATGGGATGTGCTCATTAGCACCGATGCTACCGAAGCTCAAGGATTTCTATTTGAAGGAGGGGATGATTATGCAAGCGTTGTTTATCTTGATGAGGAGGATGGAGGTGTTCATCCGGGTACGGGGATATCATGGGATCTACTTGGTGAAGCAATGGGAGCACAAGAGCAACTCCAACTTCGGAGGAGTGCAAGAGTGAGAGACCTTGAGGAGGAGGAGTTTGAATCCGATCATGATGATGAGGAGATAGTGGATGAAGATGAGATTGAGTATGAGGATGATTGA